A window of Acropora muricata isolate sample 2 chromosome 3, ASM3666990v1, whole genome shotgun sequence contains these coding sequences:
- the LOC136910743 gene encoding uncharacterized protein: protein MKQAEKHPDSLLPGDHIYVLRSVSYAHHGIYMEDGKVVHFVTPLETGRTDSSKITESDFHSFLGSDHPHWFIYKYGVSDEEFRRLPRGTCTTTQSEDTKSVLQRAHEALRQGFGQFNLVGCNCEDFAVYCKTGQRCQTSGQYLSALRRIQAARQAAATGYKNPIVYAGCVLGWFTASDFGNQTNSTNDEKE, encoded by the exons ATGAAACAGGCAGAAAAACACCCAGATTCACTTCTCCCTGGAGATCACATTTATGTTCTACGTTCAGTAAGCTATGCGCATCACG GAATTTACATGGAAGATGGAAAAGTTGTTCACTTTGTAACTCCCCTTGAGACCGGCAGAACGGACAGCTCGAAGATCACTGAGAGTGACTTTCACAGCTTCCTAGGCTCCGACCACCCACATTGGTTTATTTACAAATACGGTGTCAGCGACGAAGAGTTCCGCAGACTCCCACGAGGAACATGTACGACAACGCAAAGCGAAGATACAAAAAGTGTGCTTCAGCGCGCGCACGAAGCACTGCGGCAAGGATTTGGACAGTTCAATTTGGTGGGGTGTAACTGCGAGGACTTTGCAGTATACTGCAAGACTGGCCAGCGCTGTCAGACCAGCGGTCAATATCTGTCAGCTTTACGCAGAATTCAGGCCGCGCGTCAGGCCGCGGCAACTGGGTACAAAAATCCAATTGTGTATGCGGGTTGTGTGTTAGGATGGTTCACAGCCAGTGACTTTGGAAATCAAACCAACTCGACTAACGACGAGAAGGAATAA
- the LOC136910740 gene encoding neurexin-1-like, whose amino-acid sequence MTRRHVMVILLLMMASILPKKNILVESGDGLRFTGRMGRKNSPTVSHAEYEPWNWRPDATLQFFFQTSSREKALLFYQGDTGQKDQFMDLFLIPGQARLRARIGKTMAETEESMIEHDFADNRWHKVKIQTTEKEIIFSIDDIYHAKPNINFTKNDEQLAYDSLFVAGIPLKRQNWSNRDLFDEVFLIDARESLFQGCIGDIRLNRSPNGRLEKARQMRTPVDAEETCPGACHTEKCANGGRCIDMIQQWECDCSGTGYEGETCSTESKVVRMKGEGGYISQQLGRGGSFLSTERNTMHFMFLTEAKDGVLFYMGKNKDHLLVELVNGSLRAQANFGGGPVIAQVGKNDLSDSCWHFVEIRRRKRRLTVIIDRGRNGRDSKNSSETYSTLNLSNQSNVIYYGGGPREVLHFAQAKQLSFKGFLKQFQFEEFSVIDNALNEKQGFSISDTDLVWQVLPFNLLLINAEGQCNPLEASACSPGEGDSDSCRTSSTTKKTKGTNFESTTRSTQSSATQTIVTENPLKSGTQADSLVAAKQRGLPTPRPESVSAWVIVTIVMAAVAVVLLSIFLIYRWNHRYTGSFKPSKNEEGQPQEPGREMEQQNTRVYNQPAFFLYKPPKKISSTTESPPVSI is encoded by the exons ATGACACGACGACACGTAATGGTAATATTACTTTTGATGATGGCCTCCATATTACCGAAGAAAAACATATTAGTCGAGAGCGGCGATGGGTTGCGTTTTACTGGGCGAATGGGTCGAAAGAATTCGCCGACGGTTTCACACGCTGAGTATGAGCCGTGGAACTGGCGTCCTGATGCGACTTTACAGTTCTTCTTCCAGACAAGCTCACGAGAAAAGGCCTTGCTTTTTTATCAAGGGGACACAGGACAAAAAGATCAATTTATGGACTTATTTCTCATACCTGGCCAGGCACGTTTGCGCGCGCGAATTGGCAAAACAATGGCGGAAACCGAAGAAAGCATGATTGAACACGACTTTGCTGATAACCGGTGGCATAAAGTCAAAATTCAAACAACAGAGAAAGAGATAATATTTTCCATAGATGATATTTATCATGCAAAACCTAACATTAACTTCACCAAAAATGACGAACAGTTGGCCTACGACAGTTTGTTTGTAGCAGGAATTCCACTCAAACGGCAGAATTGGTCGAACCGTGATTTATTCGATGAAGTTTTCCTCATCGACGCAAG AGAGTCCCTCTTTCAAGGATGCATAGGCGACATCAGGTTAAACCGATCTCCAAACGGTCGTCTGGAGAAAGCAAGACAAATGCGGACACCCGTAGATGCAGAAGAGACATGTCCCGGCGCATGCCACACAGAGAAATGTGCCAACGGTGGTCGATGTATCGACATGATACAACAGTGGGAATGTGACTGTTCTGGGACTGGATACGAAGGAGAAACGTGCAGCACTG AATCTAAAGTTGTCAGAATGAAAGGTGAAGGAGGCTATATATCTCAGCAACTTGGGCGTGGCGGCTCCTTTCTCTCGACAGAACGTAACACCATGCACTTCATGTTTCTCACGGAAGCTAAAGATGGCGTTCTCTTCTACATGGGCAAAAATAAGGATCACTTGCTCGTGGAACTTGTGAATGGAAGTTTACGAGCTCAGGCGAACTTCGGTGGAG GCCCTGTTATTGCGCAAGTTGGAAAGAATGACCTTTCAGACAGTTGCTGGCATTTTGTGGAGATCCGCAGAAGAAAAAGGCGATTGACAGTCATCATTGACAGAGGAAGGAATGGAAGAGACAGTAAAAATTCTTCTGAGACTTATTCGACGCTTAATCTCAGCAACCAATCCAATGTGATTTACTATGGAGGAGGTCCCAGAGAAGTATTGCACTTCGCCCAAGCCAAGCAATTATCGTTCAAGGGCTTTTTAAAACAGTTCCAATTCGAAGAATTCAGTGTGATTGACAATGCTTTGAATGAGAAACAAGGGTTCTCCATCTCGGACACCGATCTAGTATGGCAAGTGCTTCCTTTCAACTTGTTACTGATTAATGCAGAAGGTCAATGCAATCCTTTGGAAGCTTCAGCTTGCTCTCCAGGCGAGGGTGACTCAGACAGTTGTCGAACATCgtcaacaacgaaaaaaacgAAAG GCACAAATTTTGAGAGTACAACAAGGAGCACACAATCATCGGCAACACAGACAATTGTGACAGAGAATCCGCTCAAATCAGGCACTCAG GCCGACTCTCTGGTTGCCGCTAAGCAAAGGGGTCTCCCAACACCTAGACCAGAGAGCGTGTCAGCTTGGGTAATTGTTACCATAGTAATGGCAGCTGTTGCAGTGGTCCTCCTCTCCATATTTCTTATCTACCGCTGGAACCATCGCTACACGGGCTCATTCAAACCCAGTAAAAACGAAGAAGGTCAGCCACAGGAGCCTGGGAGGGAGATGGAACAGCAAAATACAAGAGTTTACAATCAACCCGCGTTTTTCCTGTACAAGCCACCGAAGAAAATATCATCGACAACGGAGAGCCCTCCAGTTTCAATTTAA
- the LOC136911269 gene encoding neurexin-1-like, with product MCPSKIVQQNLKEFLLFCSWLAILVDSTAGLRFSGKFSSESLKGSYAEFHGWPMGLKSKLQLYFKTASTKPALLLYQDARGEQNSNRKAENDFIEVSLLPNGNVRLHVSAYECSHEEGTVKNNFADGLWHKLVISKPRRSKLILGVDNITASAISCKEVPRLSAPTGKAKRPLFIGGIPYLDSKGEVTFRKWSQIGLLSKVSNENRWFHGCIAFLRYNSADDKPLENAKLVTSFDVQGNCSGETCAQKLHQCQHGGRCVDLVIKTECNCSGTGFYGQYCEWPENLNSTSAINGNSLQPTGRTDFKPDSNNEKGDNSGQGENINSSTARGKKDPRNSASLLYLSHG from the exons ATGTGCCCTTCGAAAATCGTGCAACAGAACCTGAAagagtttcttcttttttgttcatGGCTAGCCATCTTAGTGGATTCCACTGCTGGCTTACGGTTCAGTGGAAAATTTAGCTCAGAGTCATTGAAGGGTTCGTACGCAGAATTTCATGGCTGGCCAATGGGTTTGAAGAGCAAACTGcaattgtattttaaaactgcCTCAACCAAACCCGCCTTACTGCTTTATCAAGATGCACGGGGGGAACAGAATTCTAATCGTAAGGCTGAGAACGATTTCATTGAAGTTTCGTTGTTGCCAAATGGAAATGTTCGACTGCATGTTAGCGCATATGAATGTTCCCATGAAGAAGGCACTGTAAAAAACAACTTTGCCGATGGATTATGGCACAAGCTTGTCATTTCTAAACCGCGTCGTTCAAAGCTCATTCTAGGCGTAGACAACATTACGGCTTCAGCGATCAGCTGCAAAGAGGTTCCGCGTCTTTCTGCACCCACAGGCAAGGCAAAGAGACCGCTTTTCATTGGGGGAATACCATACTTAGATTCTAAGGGAGAAGTTACATTTAGGAAATGGTCTCAGATAGGATTGCTCAGCAAAGTTTCAAACGAAAACAG GTGGTTTCATGGCTGCATTGCATTCTTGCGATACAACAGTGCCGACGACAAACCTCTGGAAAATGCAAAATTAGTCACCTCATTTGATGTACAAGGGAACTGCAGTGGTGAGACGTGCGCACAAAAACTGCACCAGTGCCAACATGGCGGACGATGTGTAGACTTAGTCATCAAGACCGAGTGCAATTGCAGCGGGACTGGGTTCTATGGTCAATATTGTGAGTGGCCAG AAAACCTGAATTCAACTTCAGCAATAAATGGAAACAGTTTACAGCCTACAGGAAGAACAGATTTTAAGCCAGACTCAAATAACGAAAAGGGCGATAACAGTGGACAAGGCGAAAATATCAATTCATCGACAGCACGCGGAAAGAAAGATCCCAGGAACTCTGCATCTCTTCTTTACCTCAGTCACGGCTAG